A portion of the Microlunatus phosphovorus NM-1 genome contains these proteins:
- a CDS encoding alpha/beta fold hydrolase yields the protein MANRLLPPGATETWLEHGGGRIRILRGGPLDPDPRTDKHPILLIHGGGYDNAAISWFKIFEPLSQDRLVLAPDLPGFGYTEGIPVTGDVDQLADLILAVARSYGLTRFAVAGISMGGDIAMHVALRHAVAVAGLILIAPGGLAERLKSRTAQFGAWLAAQLPDPILYGLSRRTARFVDSYLDRMVYDPSTIDDSVRAEFAREAERKDAGVGYGRYNQASLGPFKMRNNLLPNAYRITTPTLFLHGADDRLVDPANSIAAVEVMPRAELVLVSQCGHWLPIEAPDIFLSEVLDFVVALP from the coding sequence ATGGCCAACCGGTTGCTCCCTCCAGGTGCCACCGAAACCTGGCTGGAACACGGCGGCGGACGCATCCGGATCCTGCGTGGCGGACCGCTCGACCCGGACCCTCGTACCGACAAGCACCCCATCCTGCTGATCCACGGCGGCGGCTACGACAACGCCGCCATCTCCTGGTTCAAGATCTTCGAGCCGTTGTCCCAGGACCGCCTGGTGCTGGCTCCCGATCTGCCCGGATTCGGCTATACCGAAGGGATCCCGGTCACCGGCGATGTCGACCAGCTGGCCGACCTGATCCTCGCTGTCGCGCGCTCGTACGGACTCACCCGGTTCGCCGTCGCCGGCATCTCGATGGGTGGCGACATCGCGATGCACGTCGCGCTGCGTCATGCCGTGGCCGTGGCCGGCCTCATCCTCATCGCCCCCGGAGGTCTGGCCGAGCGCCTCAAGAGCCGGACGGCGCAGTTCGGGGCTTGGCTGGCAGCCCAACTGCCCGACCCGATCCTGTACGGACTCAGCCGGCGTACGGCCAGGTTCGTCGACTCTTACCTCGACCGGATGGTGTACGACCCGAGCACCATCGACGACTCCGTGCGGGCGGAGTTCGCCCGCGAGGCGGAGCGCAAGGACGCCGGGGTCGGCTACGGCCGTTACAACCAGGCGAGTCTCGGGCCGTTCAAGATGCGCAACAACCTGTTGCCGAACGCCTACCGGATCACCACGCCGACGTTGTTCCTGCACGGTGCCGACGATCGGCTGGTCGACCCTGCCAACTCCATCGCCGCGGTCGAGGTGATGCCGCGCGCCGAGCTCGTGCTGGTCAGTCAATGTGGTCACTGGCTGCCGATCGAGGCGCCGGACATCTTCTTGAGCGAAGTCCTCGATTTCGTGGTGGCGCTCCCGTAG
- a CDS encoding GAP family protein produces the protein MLDVVGDLIPFAVGVALSPLPLIAVLLVLGSSSPRAASAFFMVGRYVTVAAVALLAAFAAELLPEQGDTPFVGAVLRIVLGAVLIGWAVHKTVHWAGGRDREPELPGWMASIQGTTPPGAARLAIILSAVNVKEVAFGVGAGLTIAAGRPGPGAAVVVALCYAVLACVGVIAVAVCYLVAADRVGPALERVRDWLVANNKIIIAGVLLVIGAILMGEGLRAL, from the coding sequence GTGCTCGACGTGGTGGGTGACCTGATTCCGTTCGCAGTGGGAGTCGCGCTGAGCCCGTTGCCGTTGATCGCCGTGCTGTTGGTGCTGGGCTCATCGTCGCCGCGGGCGGCGTCGGCGTTCTTCATGGTGGGTCGATACGTCACTGTCGCTGCGGTGGCGCTGCTCGCGGCGTTCGCCGCTGAGTTGCTGCCGGAGCAGGGCGATACGCCGTTCGTCGGGGCGGTGCTGCGGATCGTGCTCGGTGCGGTGCTGATCGGCTGGGCCGTGCACAAGACCGTGCACTGGGCCGGCGGTCGGGACCGGGAACCTGAGTTGCCCGGGTGGATGGCATCGATCCAGGGGACGACCCCACCGGGCGCCGCCCGGCTCGCGATCATCCTCTCAGCTGTGAATGTGAAGGAGGTCGCCTTCGGGGTCGGTGCCGGGCTCACCATTGCGGCTGGTCGTCCCGGCCCGGGTGCCGCGGTCGTCGTGGCACTGTGCTATGCGGTGCTCGCCTGCGTCGGGGTGATCGCCGTCGCTGTCTGCTACCTGGTCGCGGCCGATCGCGTCGGCCCGGCGCTGGAGCGGGTCCGGGACTGGTTGGTCGCCAACAACAAGATCATCATCGCCGGCGTGCTGCTGGTGATCGGCGCGATCTTGATGGGGGAGGGCTTGCGGGCGCTGTGA
- a CDS encoding YccF domain-containing protein, producing MRTLLNIIWFIFSGLWLWLAYALAGLICCLLIVTIPWGIASFRLANYAAWPFGREVVDKPTSGVFSLLGNIIWVLVAGWWIALTHIATGIALCVTIIGIPMAVANFKLIPVALLPLGKQIVTTRY from the coding sequence ATGCGGACCCTGCTCAACATCATCTGGTTCATCTTCTCCGGCCTGTGGCTCTGGCTCGCGTACGCGCTCGCCGGCCTGATCTGCTGCCTGCTGATCGTGACCATCCCATGGGGCATCGCATCCTTCCGGCTGGCCAACTACGCCGCCTGGCCGTTCGGTCGCGAGGTCGTCGACAAGCCGACCTCCGGCGTGTTCTCCCTGCTCGGCAACATCATCTGGGTCCTCGTCGCCGGCTGGTGGATCGCCCTCACTCACATCGCCACCGGCATCGCACTGTGCGTCACGATCATCGGCATCCCGATGGCGGTCGCCAACTTCAAGCTGATCCCGGTCGCTCTGCTGCCGCTGGGCAAGCAGATCGTCACCACGCGCTACTGA
- a CDS encoding transglutaminase-like domain-containing protein gives MQRTASTSIDLDLSGPTQLIFAVAAAQGLPIGSESLVITVDDNEVQPTEIIDAHGTRLHSVHTQGSNATLRYTVVVDGIAAEPPVADIDEIVYLRPSRYCESDTLGPTAASEFLGLEGIPLLQAVTSWVHEKLTYVAGSSRPTDGAVRTLLARQGVCRDFAHLSVALLRSLNVPARVAAVYAPGLSPMEFHAVAEALVDDRWWVVDATELAPRQSLLRVATGRDAADTAFLTCFGAGATMTRLEVSAVVDVFHTDDTDALTQLR, from the coding sequence ATGCAGCGCACCGCCTCGACCTCGATCGACCTCGACCTGTCCGGACCCACCCAGCTGATCTTCGCCGTCGCCGCGGCGCAAGGGCTTCCGATCGGCTCCGAGTCATTGGTGATCACCGTCGACGACAACGAGGTGCAGCCGACCGAGATCATCGATGCCCACGGCACTCGGCTCCACTCCGTACACACCCAAGGCTCGAACGCGACCCTGCGCTACACGGTGGTTGTCGACGGGATCGCCGCCGAACCGCCGGTCGCCGACATCGACGAGATCGTCTATCTGCGCCCGAGCCGATACTGCGAGTCCGACACCCTCGGCCCGACCGCCGCCAGCGAGTTCTTGGGCCTGGAGGGGATCCCCCTGCTGCAGGCGGTCACCTCCTGGGTGCACGAGAAGCTCACCTATGTCGCCGGTTCCAGCCGACCGACCGACGGAGCGGTACGCACGCTTCTTGCCCGCCAGGGCGTCTGCCGCGACTTCGCCCATCTCTCCGTCGCCTTGCTGCGCTCCCTGAACGTCCCGGCGCGCGTGGCGGCGGTGTACGCGCCAGGGCTGAGCCCGATGGAGTTCCATGCTGTTGCCGAGGCTCTCGTCGACGACCGCTGGTGGGTGGTCGATGCCACCGAGCTGGCACCTCGGCAGAGTCTGCTGCGGGTGGCCACCGGCCGGGACGCCGCCGACACCGCATTCCTGACCTGCTTTGGCGCCGGCGCGACCATGACACGGCTCGAGGTCAGCGCCGTCGTCGACGTTTTCCACACCGACGACACCGATGCCCTGACCCAGCTCCGCTGA
- a CDS encoding ABC transporter ATP-binding protein: protein MATVSFKDATRIYPGADHPSVDRFNLEIGDGEFMVLVGPSGCGKSTSLRMLAGLEEVNAGSIYIGDRDVTDLPPKDRDIAMVFQNYALYPHMTVGDNMGFALKMAGVPKTERQQRVQEAAHLLGLEDFLNRKPKALSGGQRQRVAMGRAIVRSPQVFLMDEPLSNLDAKLRVSTRTQIAALQTRLGVTTVYVTHDQVEAMTMGDRVAVMKAGILQQVDSPLNLYDKPVNLFVAGFIGSPAMNLMEGKVTEGGVAIGDYVVPVPRETLAKAPGEQSLTLGIRPEAFELSDTKDGIAIDVAVVEELGADAYVYGTLSGLSTEAQLTAQQIVGRISSRTPPQRGSSIRLAADARSVHVFSQKSGERLS, encoded by the coding sequence GTGGCCACAGTTAGTTTCAAGGATGCGACCCGCATCTACCCGGGTGCAGATCACCCCTCCGTCGACAGGTTCAACCTGGAGATCGGCGACGGCGAGTTCATGGTCCTGGTCGGACCGTCCGGTTGCGGCAAGTCCACCTCGCTCCGCATGCTCGCGGGCCTGGAGGAGGTCAACGCCGGCAGCATCTACATCGGTGACCGCGACGTGACCGATCTGCCGCCGAAGGACCGGGACATCGCGATGGTGTTCCAGAACTACGCGCTCTACCCGCACATGACCGTCGGCGACAACATGGGCTTCGCCCTGAAGATGGCCGGCGTACCCAAGACCGAGCGTCAGCAGCGTGTTCAGGAAGCCGCCCACCTGCTGGGCCTGGAGGACTTCCTCAACCGCAAGCCGAAGGCCCTCTCCGGTGGTCAGCGTCAGCGCGTCGCCATGGGTCGCGCGATCGTCCGCTCGCCGCAGGTCTTCTTGATGGACGAGCCGCTGTCCAACCTGGATGCCAAGCTCCGGGTGTCGACCCGTACCCAGATCGCCGCCCTGCAGACCCGACTCGGCGTCACCACGGTCTATGTCACCCACGACCAGGTCGAGGCCATGACGATGGGCGACCGCGTTGCGGTGATGAAGGCCGGCATTCTGCAGCAGGTCGACAGCCCGCTCAACCTGTACGACAAGCCGGTCAACCTCTTCGTCGCCGGCTTCATCGGCTCTCCTGCGATGAACCTGATGGAGGGCAAGGTCACCGAGGGCGGCGTCGCCATCGGCGACTATGTCGTGCCGGTGCCCCGCGAGACCCTGGCCAAGGCGCCTGGGGAGCAGTCTCTCACCCTCGGCATCCGACCGGAGGCCTTCGAGCTGTCCGACACCAAGGACGGCATCGCCATCGATGTCGCCGTGGTCGAGGAGCTCGGCGCCGACGCCTATGTCTACGGCACCCTGTCGGGTCTCTCCACCGAGGCGCAGCTGACCGCCCAGCAGATCGTCGGCCGCATCTCGTCGCGGACACCTCCGCAGCGTGGCTCCTCGATCCGTCTGGCCGCCGACGCGCGCAGCGTGCACGTCTTCTCCCAGAAGTCGGGCGAGCGCCTCTCCTGA
- a CDS encoding DUF4032 domain-containing protein produces MPRFLSAQPDSRLITLPWDTPLAEWPADRLVALPRGISRHVVRFVRVGKEVYALKEVLEHLALHEYRLLRDLVRIDIPSVHADGVVLNRFDPDGEPLDPVLITKHLQFSLPYRSLFSRGVRQDTVNRLLDAMVVLLARLHLSGFLWGDVSLSNTLFRRDAGAFAAYLVDAETGELHDELSDGQREHDLSIARTNLYGEFCDLEAGGMLDSSLDPLQLVEAIENRYRELWSELTGVEEFDGSEMHRIESRVRRLNALGFDVAELDITTDFAGSTIRIQPKVVDAGHHSRRLLRLTGLDTEENQARRLLNDLDYYRARTDQQNADEAIVAHEWLSEQFEPVVSLVPPGMRDKLEPAEFYHEVLEHRWYLSEQAGYEVDIATAAEAYIQTVLHSLPDEALSVSSEETLSGLANPFDPSMGFADDNDEKPYDPWEDGDEALADDEPAVEYLDINALRARQGKPTLRA; encoded by the coding sequence GTGCCGAGGTTCTTGTCAGCGCAGCCGGACTCCCGCCTGATCACCCTGCCGTGGGACACCCCGCTGGCCGAGTGGCCGGCCGACCGACTGGTGGCACTCCCCCGCGGCATCTCCCGCCATGTCGTGCGGTTCGTCCGGGTCGGCAAGGAGGTGTATGCGCTGAAGGAGGTGTTGGAGCACCTCGCCCTGCATGAATACCGACTGCTCCGTGATCTGGTCCGGATCGACATCCCCTCCGTGCACGCCGACGGCGTGGTGCTCAACCGATTCGATCCCGACGGCGAGCCGCTGGACCCGGTGTTGATCACCAAGCATCTGCAGTTCTCGCTGCCGTACCGGTCGTTGTTCTCCCGTGGAGTCCGCCAGGACACCGTCAACCGACTGCTCGACGCCATGGTGGTGCTGCTCGCGCGGCTGCACCTGTCCGGTTTCTTGTGGGGCGACGTGTCGCTGTCCAATACCTTGTTCCGGCGCGACGCGGGCGCCTTCGCGGCGTACCTGGTCGACGCCGAGACCGGCGAGCTGCACGACGAGCTCAGCGACGGCCAGCGCGAGCACGACCTGTCCATCGCCCGCACCAATCTGTACGGGGAGTTCTGCGACCTGGAGGCCGGCGGGATGCTGGACTCCTCGCTGGATCCGCTCCAGCTGGTCGAGGCGATCGAGAACCGCTACCGCGAGCTGTGGAGCGAACTGACCGGTGTGGAGGAGTTCGACGGCAGCGAGATGCATCGGATCGAGTCCCGGGTACGCCGGCTCAACGCACTCGGCTTCGACGTCGCCGAGCTCGACATCACCACCGATTTCGCCGGCTCCACCATCCGGATCCAGCCGAAGGTCGTCGACGCCGGGCACCACTCCCGGCGACTGCTGCGGCTCACCGGGCTCGACACCGAGGAGAACCAGGCTCGCCGGCTGCTGAACGACCTCGACTACTACCGGGCCCGGACCGATCAGCAGAACGCCGACGAGGCCATCGTGGCCCATGAGTGGCTATCGGAGCAGTTCGAGCCCGTGGTCAGCCTGGTCCCGCCGGGGATGCGCGACAAGCTCGAGCCCGCCGAGTTCTACCACGAAGTGCTCGAGCATCGGTGGTATCTGAGCGAACAGGCCGGCTACGAGGTCGACATCGCCACCGCCGCCGAGGCCTATATCCAGACCGTCCTGCACAGCCTCCCGGACGAGGCGCTCTCGGTCAGCTCCGAGGAGACCCTTTCGGGGCTGGCGAATCCGTTCGACCCGTCGATGGGCTTCGCCGACGACAATGACGAGAAGCCGTACGACCCGTGGGAGGACGGTGACGAGGCGCTCGCGGACGACGAGCCCGCGGTCGAATACCTCGATATCAATGCGCTACGGGCGCGGCAGGGCAAACCCACACTGCGCGCCTAA
- a CDS encoding TetR/AcrR family transcriptional regulator encodes MNSGKRSYESPARARQARETRAAILRAAADLFTEQGYARTSVAAVAERAGVTAQTIYNAVGSKPALLKAAYDQALAGDDEPLSLAERPQVKAMRALEDPVAFLHAYAELGRELLERMGGLALQIAAGAAAGEEDLVAHERVTDAERLAGTGMVVQRVAELGALAPGLDPDVARDRVWTLNSIQVWALLTRSREWSGAAYAQWIGDQLCAAILDPRLWPVDA; translated from the coding sequence GTGAATTCTGGGAAGAGGTCATACGAGAGCCCGGCCCGGGCCCGTCAAGCACGGGAGACCCGAGCGGCGATCCTGCGTGCCGCGGCGGACCTGTTCACCGAACAGGGGTACGCGCGGACCAGTGTCGCGGCGGTGGCCGAGCGGGCGGGTGTCACCGCGCAGACCATCTACAACGCGGTCGGGTCGAAGCCGGCGCTGCTCAAGGCCGCCTACGACCAAGCGCTGGCCGGCGACGACGAGCCGTTGTCACTGGCGGAGCGACCGCAGGTGAAGGCCATGCGCGCGTTGGAAGACCCGGTGGCCTTCCTGCACGCCTACGCCGAGCTGGGCCGAGAGCTGCTCGAGCGGATGGGTGGTCTTGCTCTGCAGATCGCTGCCGGAGCCGCCGCCGGCGAGGAGGACCTGGTAGCCCACGAGCGGGTCACCGACGCCGAACGGCTGGCCGGCACCGGGATGGTGGTGCAGCGGGTCGCGGAGCTGGGTGCGCTGGCGCCGGGACTGGACCCCGACGTCGCCCGCGACCGGGTGTGGACGCTGAACAGCATCCAGGTTTGGGCCTTGCTCACCCGCTCGCGGGAATGGAGCGGCGCGGCGTACGCGCAGTGGATCGGCGACCAACTGTGCGCGGCGATCCTGGATCCGCGGCTCTGGCCGGTGGACGCTTAG
- a CDS encoding SDR family NAD(P)-dependent oxidoreductase, which yields MQLSENDVVLVTGGASGLGAATVQLVLATGAKAVVIDLPDAVAATPADERIIGVAADVRDEDQVQAAVDRACEAGTLRVVVNCAGVATPGRIIGKHGLLGLADFQRVIDINLVGTFNVLRLAAAAMLDNEPVDGDRGLIVMTASVAAYDGQIGQAAYAASKGGIAALTISAARDLADKQIRVMTIAPGVMETPMMAGLPEKARTTLETLVPHPARLGRPSEYALLVGQLIANPLLNGEVIRLDGALRMPPR from the coding sequence ATGCAGCTGAGTGAGAACGACGTTGTTCTGGTCACCGGCGGTGCCTCGGGTTTGGGCGCTGCCACGGTGCAGTTGGTCTTGGCTACCGGAGCCAAGGCGGTGGTCATCGACCTGCCCGACGCGGTCGCCGCAACGCCCGCGGACGAGCGGATCATCGGGGTCGCCGCCGACGTACGCGACGAGGACCAGGTGCAGGCCGCTGTCGACCGAGCTTGTGAGGCCGGCACGCTCCGGGTGGTGGTCAACTGCGCCGGCGTGGCCACACCGGGCCGGATCATCGGCAAACACGGGTTGCTCGGGCTCGCGGACTTCCAGCGGGTGATCGACATCAACCTGGTCGGCACCTTCAATGTGCTTCGGCTGGCCGCGGCCGCGATGCTCGACAACGAGCCGGTGGACGGCGACCGGGGCCTGATCGTGATGACGGCCAGCGTGGCAGCGTACGACGGACAGATCGGTCAGGCGGCGTACGCGGCCAGCAAGGGCGGCATCGCTGCGCTGACCATCTCCGCCGCGCGAGATCTCGCCGACAAGCAGATCCGGGTGATGACCATCGCGCCCGGTGTGATGGAGACCCCGATGATGGCCGGATTGCCGGAGAAGGCGCGGACGACCCTTGAAACGCTGGTGCCTCATCCGGCCCGTCTCGGCCGCCCGAGTGAGTATGCGCTGCTGGTCGGACAGCTGATCGCCAACCCGCTGCTCAACGGTGAGGTGATCCGGCTGGACGGGGCGCTGCGGATGCCGCCTCGCTGA